One Roseimaritima multifibrata DNA window includes the following coding sequences:
- the rplN gene encoding 50S ribosomal protein L14, whose protein sequence is MIQQETRLNVADNTGAREVMCIKVLGGTRRRFATIGDIIVCSVKSTIPGSDVKKKAIVRAVIVRTKTPTRRADGSYIRFDSNAVVLIDKDKSPRGTRIFGAVARELREQNYMKIVSLANEVV, encoded by the coding sequence ATGATTCAGCAAGAAACACGACTGAATGTCGCCGACAACACGGGTGCTCGTGAAGTAATGTGCATCAAAGTGTTGGGCGGTACGCGGCGTCGCTTCGCTACGATCGGTGATATCATCGTTTGTAGTGTCAAGAGCACGATCCCGGGCAGCGACGTTAAAAAGAAGGCAATCGTTCGAGCGGTAATCGTTCGCACCAAAACGCCAACCCGCCGAGCCGATGGCAGTTACATTCGGTTTGACAGCAACGCCGTCGTTCTGATCGACAAAGATAAGTCGCCTCGCGGGACTCGTATCTTTGGTGCGGTCGCTCGTGAACTGCGTGAGCAAAACTACATGAAGATCGTCAGTCTGGCCAACGAAGTCGTTTAA
- a CDS encoding MFS transporter translates to MTSSSLSDSTPAAFEKPKTWEPMRFPLFRMFWAASLASNLGTWIHEIGASWLMTDLSDSPLLVSAVRTSMSLPILLLALPAGVLADRIDRRRLLIGTQFLMLVVAASMAFLTWTNQVHPAGLLGLTTLMGLGMVLHVPTWQACTPELVPRRLLPQAVSLGSISFNLARSVGPAIGGFLIGVWGPWSAFAMNAVSFAGVLFVLLTWKRETTEQHFGKSFSQSMMEGLRFALHERIMRNVLLRVFLFVLPASALWSQLPLLARFQLQWDSRGYGLMVCGLGVGAVLAAFSIDRLRYRFGSDRLLAGAMLLFSVFLALLAACTEQLPALLLMLPMGACWMIVLTTLNATAQMTLPQPLRARGMACYLTSLALAMSAGSMIWGQVAELGSPAVSLVVAAGLMAILVLPTRQASIGTALTETEESNG, encoded by the coding sequence ATGACGTCTTCCTCGCTGTCCGATTCCACACCGGCAGCGTTTGAGAAACCGAAAACCTGGGAACCGATGCGGTTCCCACTTTTTCGCATGTTTTGGGCGGCTTCATTGGCGTCTAATTTAGGGACGTGGATTCACGAGATCGGGGCCAGTTGGCTGATGACCGACCTGAGTGATTCGCCGTTGCTGGTTTCCGCGGTGAGGACTTCGATGTCCTTGCCGATTCTATTATTAGCACTCCCCGCGGGAGTTTTGGCGGACCGAATCGATCGTCGCCGGTTGTTGATCGGCACCCAGTTCTTGATGTTGGTCGTTGCCGCCAGCATGGCCTTTTTGACCTGGACCAATCAGGTGCATCCCGCCGGTTTGTTAGGTTTGACCACGTTGATGGGGCTGGGGATGGTGTTGCACGTGCCGACCTGGCAGGCATGTACGCCGGAGTTGGTGCCGCGCCGTTTGTTGCCTCAGGCAGTATCGCTGGGAAGCATCAGTTTCAATCTTGCACGGTCGGTTGGGCCAGCAATCGGCGGCTTTTTGATCGGCGTTTGGGGGCCATGGTCCGCCTTTGCAATGAATGCCGTGTCGTTTGCCGGCGTGTTGTTTGTGTTGTTGACTTGGAAAAGGGAGACGACCGAGCAGCATTTTGGGAAATCGTTTTCGCAGTCGATGATGGAGGGGCTTCGGTTTGCCCTTCATGAAAGAATCATGCGGAACGTACTGCTCCGCGTGTTCCTGTTTGTCTTGCCCGCCAGTGCCCTTTGGTCGCAGTTGCCACTATTGGCGCGGTTTCAGTTGCAGTGGGATTCTCGCGGGTACGGATTGATGGTTTGCGGTTTGGGAGTCGGAGCGGTGCTCGCCGCTTTTTCGATCGACCGGCTGCGCTATCGATTCGGTAGCGATCGATTATTAGCCGGGGCGATGTTGCTGTTTTCAGTCTTCTTGGCATTGTTAGCCGCATGCACCGAGCAACTGCCAGCCCTGCTATTGATGTTGCCAATGGGAGCTTGTTGGATGATCGTGTTAACCACTTTAAACGCGACCGCGCAAATGACACTTCCGCAGCCGCTAAGGGCCAGAGGTATGGCTTGTTATCTAACCAGCCTAGCGTTGGCGATGAGCGCTGGTTCAATGATTTGGGGGCAGGTTGCAGAACTGGGGTCGCCCGCCGTCAGTTTGGTTGTCGCCGCCGGTTTAATGGCGATCCTGGTCCTCCCCACAAGGCAAGCCTCCATCGGAACCGCGTTAACCGAAACCGAAGAATCGAACGGATAG
- the rplD gene encoding 50S ribosomal protein L4: protein MATLTVYDASGESVGSYDIDPAAIAPKISKQLLHDVVVMYQANLRQGSHNTRTRGQVSGSTKKMYRQKGTGNARAGSKRTNIRRGGGVARTIKPRDYSYRLPKKAIRLATRMAIASKISDGQVVVIDKLEFSEPKTKQMVAVLKALGLESTTTLVATAGLDGMVYKSIRNISGVGVSPVRELNALSVLKPRRLLVTRDALDKIKDGTFASSSSDSQG from the coding sequence ATGGCCACTTTGACGGTATATGATGCCAGTGGAGAGAGTGTCGGTTCTTACGACATCGATCCCGCCGCGATCGCGCCTAAAATCAGCAAGCAATTGCTGCACGACGTTGTCGTTATGTACCAGGCTAACCTACGCCAGGGCTCGCATAACACGCGTACTCGTGGACAGGTTAGCGGTAGCACTAAGAAGATGTATCGCCAAAAAGGTACGGGCAACGCCCGAGCCGGTAGCAAGCGAACGAACATCCGCCGCGGTGGTGGTGTTGCTCGCACGATCAAGCCTCGCGATTACAGCTATCGATTGCCGAAAAAGGCAATTCGCCTAGCGACTCGTATGGCGATCGCCAGCAAGATCTCTGATGGACAGGTTGTCGTTATCGACAAACTGGAATTCAGCGAGCCAAAAACCAAGCAGATGGTAGCGGTCCTCAAGGCTCTTGGCCTTGAAAGCACCACCACGCTGGTTGCAACGGCCGGACTTGACGGCATGGTTTACAAAAGCATTCGAAACATTAGCGGAGTCGGCGTATCGCCGGTTCGCGAACTGAATGCCCTTTCGGTCCTCAAGCCTCGCCGGTTGTTGGTAACCCGCGACGCCCTGGACAAGATTAAAGATGGTACGTTCGCTTCCTCCTCAAGCGACAGCCAAGGTTAA
- the rpsS gene encoding 30S ribosomal protein S19 has product MSRSAKKGPHVDPKLYFKVQKQAETGKSEPIKTWARSCTIVPEFVNVTFMVHDGRKHVKVLISEDMVGHKLGEFAPTRTFRGHGGKGNKR; this is encoded by the coding sequence ATGAGTCGCAGCGCGAAAAAAGGGCCCCACGTCGACCCCAAGCTGTATTTCAAGGTCCAGAAGCAGGCCGAAACCGGCAAATCTGAACCGATTAAGACTTGGGCTCGATCCTGTACGATCGTCCCTGAGTTTGTCAACGTGACTTTCATGGTTCACGATGGCAGGAAACACGTCAAAGTGCTGATCAGTGAAGACATGGTCGGCCACAAACTGGGCGAATTTGCTCCCACCCGCACCTTTCGAGGTCACGGTGGCAAGGGCAACAAACGCTAG
- the rplB gene encoding 50S ribosomal protein L2, whose product MGIRIYKPTTNGRRNASVSDFAELTPGAKPERNLLVPKKKNGGRNNQGKITARHRGGGHKRQYRIIDFRRTKDGIPAKVDSIQYDPNRSARIALLHYADGDKRYVVAPVHLKAGDQVMNGPEAPATTGNCLPLKNIPVGTTVSCIEIRPGGGASMCRSAGTEALLMAREGDWAQLSLPSGEVRRVPSVCRATVGRVGNTDHSKVRLGKAGRSRWLGRRPHVRGTAMNPVDHPHGGGEGRTKGGRHPVSPQGKSAKGGGTRQKRKPSNSSIVRRRKSRRNGQLKLHK is encoded by the coding sequence ATGGGCATCCGAATATACAAACCGACCACCAACGGGCGACGCAACGCTTCGGTCAGCGATTTCGCTGAACTGACGCCAGGTGCGAAACCGGAACGGAACCTTTTGGTTCCGAAGAAGAAAAATGGTGGACGCAACAACCAAGGTAAGATCACCGCCCGCCATCGCGGTGGTGGTCACAAACGGCAATATCGAATCATCGATTTCCGTCGCACCAAAGATGGAATCCCTGCAAAGGTTGATTCGATCCAGTACGACCCGAACCGATCGGCTCGCATTGCACTGTTGCATTACGCCGATGGTGACAAGCGATATGTCGTCGCTCCTGTGCACCTGAAAGCTGGCGACCAGGTCATGAACGGCCCGGAAGCCCCTGCAACAACCGGCAATTGCTTGCCACTGAAAAACATTCCCGTGGGAACAACTGTCAGCTGCATCGAAATTCGCCCTGGTGGCGGTGCTTCGATGTGCCGCTCAGCAGGAACCGAAGCGTTGCTTATGGCTCGCGAAGGGGACTGGGCTCAGCTGTCACTTCCAAGTGGTGAAGTTCGTCGCGTACCATCGGTATGCCGAGCGACCGTTGGACGAGTTGGCAACACGGACCACAGCAAGGTTCGGCTTGGAAAAGCCGGTCGTTCACGCTGGTTGGGACGTCGTCCGCATGTTCGTGGTACCGCCATGAACCCGGTCGATCACCCGCACGGTGGTGGTGAAGGTCGGACCAAGGGTGGTCGTCACCCAGTCAGTCCTCAAGGCAAGAGTGCCAAGGGTGGCGGAACTCGCCAGAAGCGTAAACCAAGCAACAGCTCGATCGTTCGACGCCGCAAGAGCCGTCGTAACGGTCAGTTGAAGCTGCACAAGTAA
- the rpmC gene encoding 50S ribosomal protein L29 produces MTKAAELREMSDEQLELTSKETAEKLFRLRFQSQSERLDVPSELRKNRRLIARIKTIQTERTKA; encoded by the coding sequence ATGACCAAAGCCGCTGAACTTCGCGAAATGAGCGACGAACAGCTGGAACTGACCAGCAAAGAAACAGCCGAAAAGCTGTTTCGACTGCGGTTCCAATCCCAGTCCGAACGACTGGATGTTCCCAGCGAACTGCGGAAGAATCGACGCTTAATCGCTCGTATCAAGACAATCCAAACCGAACGTACCAAGGCTTAG
- the rplW gene encoding 50S ribosomal protein L23, whose translation MKRIQPPVKPEGGLELEPHQVLLRPLVTEKGVHRASRNNQYAFEIHKDATKTDVRTAVESLFDVKVAKVRTQTRKGKARRFKQRIGRTGAWKKAIVSLNGEHRIDFF comes from the coding sequence ATGAAAAGAATTCAACCTCCTGTGAAACCCGAAGGCGGGCTCGAGCTTGAACCGCATCAGGTTCTCCTGCGGCCTTTGGTTACCGAGAAGGGCGTCCATCGCGCTTCCAGGAACAATCAGTACGCATTCGAAATTCATAAAGACGCAACCAAAACCGACGTCCGAACAGCTGTTGAATCGCTGTTTGACGTTAAGGTTGCCAAAGTTCGCACCCAAACCCGCAAGGGCAAGGCTCGGCGATTTAAGCAGCGGATCGGCCGCACCGGAGCTTGGAAGAAAGCAATCGTTTCCTTGAACGGGGAGCATCGCATCGATTTCTTCTAA
- the rplV gene encoding 50S ribosomal protein L22, translating into MTTFTARHKNARMSAQKVRLVANMVRGKYADEALDLLRYQPQRGARFLEKVIQSAVGNAADADQNGGQSFRIEELVLTDVRVDGGPMFKRIRPRARGMAFMIKKRTSHITVGLTPISELS; encoded by the coding sequence ATGACCACTTTTACAGCTCGACACAAAAACGCCCGTATGAGTGCCCAAAAGGTACGCTTAGTTGCCAACATGGTACGGGGCAAATATGCCGACGAAGCCCTTGACCTGCTGCGGTACCAACCGCAACGCGGAGCTCGCTTCTTGGAGAAGGTGATTCAAAGTGCTGTTGGCAACGCGGCCGATGCGGATCAGAACGGCGGCCAGAGCTTTCGAATCGAAGAACTGGTACTGACGGACGTCCGCGTCGACGGAGGCCCGATGTTCAAGCGAATTCGACCTCGAGCTCGCGGAATGGCCTTTATGATCAAAAAACGAACCAGTCACATCACTGTCGGCCTGACGCCGATCAGCGAACTCAGCTAA
- a CDS encoding DUF7133 domain-containing protein yields MPFLCLPDRRSIFPLLLGFCLFSVSAQAQTTEPAEIPPADNGELAGNDEVARVMREFKGRGDLGDGSQPATPLETLKRLKTPEDVQVDLVTAESTIAQPLHIHFDFRGRMWVVQYRQYPFPAGLKVVRYDQHLRAVFDKVPPAPPHHTPGADCVTVFEDTDGDGTYDSHRDVITGLNIATSAAVTPEGIWVMNPPYLLFYPDADQDAVVDGDPEVHLTGFGIEDTHAVANSLRSGPDGWLYGANGSTTTASVRAPLSENPEQATSFQGQCIWRYHPQQHRFEVFAEGGGNTFGMEIDAAGLTFSGTNGGSTRGMFYPQGSYGHKSWGKHGPLTNPYAFGFFPHMRFEGDTRRFTQALVVYQDDAMPERYRNQIVAINPLQRCVISSNLEPDTSTFRTADFEQTVETDDRWFRPVAIAVGPDGGVYLADWYDTRLTHVDPRDNWHKTSGRVYRLSGKETPAESKAEFEAILPSRTRFDLLAMETSSLLELLKHPSRTIRFLTLDAIVDRDDQAAIPSANGTQQTLDQQLQAIIDDSADSRRLLALWALERRGALTEATLVERLSASESGPDLRRWAIRILGDRGTANASERSALVRLANEETDVRVRSQLASSAARLPADVALPVIDRMLRKDADQQDLQLPLLIWWALEAHCGSSADSVAAMFEDPDLWQTALVRQTILSRLMRRFAAEGTSKAYEVNGRLLAQAPDMESKAILIRGFEEAFAGRKVETLPKSLQDQLAIYRKERPESDLPLRLRQGDKEAVALVLKRITDPKVSISEKVELISILGETRDKQAVSGLLRRLTSDPSVAVKQAALQALSRFPDPSIGRTIAGAYHSAMDDSTNLREMAIRVLGSRPEWAAMLLNEIDAAKIAVERVPADVVVQMQSLGSEPLKQRLSQHWGTVRATPAEKQTLIQEIEQIVKSRQAADDGHGQALFTKHCGACHKMFGAGGKVGPDLTGYERSNLDFLTLAVVDPSAAIREEFTNYRLLTVDGQVIGGLLENQTPDTYTIRTAEGQAIQINREDVESLQASPVSLMPENLLAPLSPEEIRDLFAYLQRRGQPSN; encoded by the coding sequence ATGCCTTTCCTTTGCCTGCCCGATCGTCGATCGATCTTTCCTCTATTGCTCGGCTTTTGCCTGTTCAGCGTTTCGGCGCAAGCTCAGACAACGGAGCCTGCGGAAATTCCGCCAGCGGACAATGGTGAATTGGCTGGAAATGATGAAGTGGCTCGCGTGATGCGTGAATTTAAGGGGCGAGGGGATTTGGGGGATGGTTCGCAACCTGCGACGCCGCTGGAAACTTTGAAGCGACTGAAGACACCGGAGGACGTGCAGGTGGATCTGGTCACGGCTGAATCAACGATCGCACAGCCTTTGCACATCCATTTTGATTTTCGCGGCCGGATGTGGGTGGTTCAGTATCGTCAGTATCCGTTTCCTGCCGGGCTGAAAGTCGTGCGATACGATCAGCATCTGCGAGCCGTTTTTGACAAAGTGCCTCCCGCTCCGCCGCACCATACGCCAGGAGCCGACTGTGTGACGGTGTTTGAAGATACCGACGGGGACGGTACCTATGATTCGCATCGCGATGTTATCACGGGGCTGAATATCGCTACCAGTGCAGCCGTTACACCGGAGGGGATTTGGGTGATGAATCCTCCTTACTTGCTGTTCTATCCCGATGCGGACCAAGATGCGGTCGTCGATGGTGATCCTGAAGTTCATCTAACCGGTTTTGGTATTGAAGATACGCATGCGGTTGCCAACAGTTTACGTTCGGGGCCGGACGGTTGGTTGTACGGTGCGAATGGTAGCACGACCACGGCATCGGTTCGTGCTCCGCTTTCAGAGAATCCAGAGCAAGCGACCTCTTTTCAGGGACAGTGCATCTGGCGGTACCATCCCCAGCAACATCGTTTTGAGGTATTCGCAGAAGGGGGCGGCAATACCTTTGGGATGGAGATCGATGCGGCGGGGTTGACGTTTTCGGGCACCAATGGTGGTTCGACGCGGGGGATGTTTTACCCACAGGGAAGCTATGGGCATAAGTCCTGGGGGAAGCATGGTCCACTAACCAATCCGTATGCGTTTGGCTTTTTCCCTCACATGCGTTTTGAGGGGGACACCCGGCGTTTTACGCAGGCATTGGTTGTTTATCAGGACGATGCGATGCCCGAACGCTATCGGAACCAGATTGTCGCAATCAATCCGCTGCAACGTTGTGTTATCAGCAGTAACTTGGAGCCCGATACATCGACGTTTCGTACTGCTGATTTTGAGCAAACGGTCGAGACCGATGACCGCTGGTTCCGACCGGTTGCGATCGCCGTGGGTCCGGACGGAGGCGTTTACTTGGCGGATTGGTACGACACTCGCTTGACCCATGTCGATCCTCGAGACAATTGGCACAAGACAAGTGGGCGGGTTTACCGGTTGAGCGGAAAAGAGACGCCTGCAGAATCGAAAGCTGAATTCGAAGCGATTCTTCCTTCTCGGACACGTTTCGATCTGTTGGCTATGGAGACTTCCAGTCTGTTGGAACTGCTGAAACACCCAAGCCGGACCATCCGGTTTTTGACGTTGGACGCCATCGTCGATCGCGACGATCAGGCCGCGATCCCGTCGGCGAACGGTACGCAGCAGACGCTTGATCAACAGTTGCAAGCGATCATCGATGATTCGGCGGATAGTCGTCGCCTTTTGGCGTTATGGGCATTGGAACGTCGTGGGGCTTTGACGGAAGCGACATTGGTGGAACGCCTGAGTGCATCGGAGTCCGGTCCGGATCTGCGGCGATGGGCGATTCGAATTCTCGGAGACCGCGGGACGGCAAATGCTTCAGAGCGATCGGCTTTGGTGCGGTTGGCGAACGAAGAGACCGACGTGCGAGTGAGGTCTCAGTTGGCCTCCAGTGCCGCTCGCCTGCCTGCCGATGTGGCGTTGCCTGTGATCGATCGAATGTTACGCAAAGACGCCGACCAGCAGGATTTGCAATTGCCCCTGCTGATCTGGTGGGCGTTGGAAGCCCACTGCGGTTCTTCTGCGGATTCCGTTGCTGCGATGTTCGAGGATCCGGACCTCTGGCAGACCGCGCTCGTTCGTCAGACGATCCTGTCGCGATTGATGCGTCGCTTTGCTGCGGAGGGGACTTCCAAAGCGTATGAAGTTAATGGGCGGTTGTTGGCTCAGGCTCCCGATATGGAGTCCAAAGCAATTTTGATTCGAGGGTTTGAGGAAGCGTTTGCGGGCCGGAAAGTGGAAACGCTGCCAAAATCTCTTCAGGATCAGCTTGCCATCTATCGCAAGGAGCGTCCTGAATCGGATCTGCCGCTTCGGTTACGTCAGGGGGATAAGGAGGCCGTCGCATTGGTGCTGAAACGGATCACGGATCCAAAGGTTTCCATTAGCGAGAAGGTTGAATTGATCTCGATTTTGGGAGAAACCCGAGACAAACAGGCGGTTTCTGGACTGTTGCGTCGTCTGACCAGTGACCCATCGGTCGCGGTCAAGCAAGCAGCCCTGCAGGCCCTATCGCGGTTTCCAGATCCCAGCATCGGGCGAACGATAGCGGGCGCCTATCACAGTGCGATGGATGACAGTACCAATTTGCGAGAGATGGCGATTCGCGTTTTGGGCAGTCGACCTGAGTGGGCCGCGATGCTGCTGAACGAAATCGACGCCGCGAAAATCGCCGTCGAACGCGTACCGGCGGATGTTGTCGTCCAAATGCAATCTTTAGGAAGTGAGCCCCTGAAACAACGGCTTTCCCAGCACTGGGGAACCGTTCGAGCGACTCCGGCAGAAAAGCAGACACTGATCCAAGAAATCGAACAGATCGTAAAATCGCGGCAAGCCGCGGACGATGGTCACGGACAGGCATTGTTCACGAAACACTGTGGAGCTTGTCATAAGATGTTCGGTGCAGGGGGCAAGGTCGGTCCCGATCTGACGGGGTACGAACGTTCCAATCTTGATTTTTTGACATTGGCCGTTGTCGATCCGTCGGCGGCGATTCGCGAAGAGTTTACGAACTATCGATTGCTTACCGTCGATGGGCAAGTCATTGGTGGCTTGCTGGAGAACCAAACACCTGATACCTACACGATTCGGACCGCCGAAGGGCAAGCCATCCAAATCAACCGTGAAGACGTTGAAAGTTTGCAGGCCTCGCCGGTTTCGTTGATGCCTGAAAACCTATTGGCCCCATTGTCTCCCGAAGAGATTCGTGATCTGTTTGCATACCTGCAACGACGCGGCCAACCCTCCAACTGA
- the rplP gene encoding 50S ribosomal protein L16, giving the protein MALMPRRVKHRKSQRGRIKGSATRGNRVVFGDFGIQSLEPGWIKATTIEAGRIAAQQYVRGEGKLYIRIFPDKSVSSTPLETRMGKGKGEPDFWAASVKPGTILYELSGVTEQQAKVCFARLASKMPVKVRFVSRRPA; this is encoded by the coding sequence ATGGCTCTGATGCCGCGACGGGTCAAGCATCGCAAAAGCCAAAGAGGACGTATAAAAGGTAGCGCGACTCGCGGAAATCGCGTGGTCTTTGGCGACTTCGGTATCCAGTCTCTGGAACCGGGTTGGATCAAAGCCACGACGATCGAAGCAGGCCGTATCGCTGCTCAGCAATACGTTCGCGGTGAAGGCAAATTGTACATTCGCATCTTCCCAGACAAATCCGTCTCTAGCACTCCGCTAGAAACCCGGATGGGTAAGGGTAAGGGTGAGCCCGACTTTTGGGCTGCTTCGGTAAAACCGGGGACGATCCTGTATGAATTAAGCGGTGTGACCGAACAACAAGCAAAAGTATGTTTTGCACGACTCGCCAGCAAAATGCCGGTTAAAGTGCGATTCGTTAGTCGACGACCCGCGTAG
- the rplC gene encoding 50S ribosomal protein L3: MPRGILGRKVGMTQVFLEDGTAVPVTVIQAGPCNVLQVRTQERDGYEAVQIGFEDKPRRLAIRSERGHVAKLDSKRQKGRASVEPVAKADCEPQKFIREFRGETADEVGTKITVSVFEGIDAVDVTGTSKGRGFAGVMKRHNFQGQRASHGVKKVHRHAGGTGCSASPSRTFKGRKMAGHYGAAQITTRNLKVVRVDEENNLLLVRGAIPGPNGGFVSIRETNRLR; encoded by the coding sequence ATGCCACGGGGAATCCTCGGCCGTAAAGTCGGGATGACGCAAGTCTTTTTGGAAGACGGTACTGCCGTGCCGGTAACGGTTATCCAGGCAGGGCCATGCAATGTATTGCAAGTGCGCACCCAGGAGCGAGATGGCTACGAAGCTGTGCAAATCGGCTTTGAAGACAAGCCTCGACGTTTAGCTATCCGTAGCGAACGCGGCCACGTTGCTAAGCTTGACAGCAAGCGGCAAAAAGGTCGTGCGTCGGTTGAGCCTGTCGCGAAAGCCGACTGCGAACCACAAAAGTTCATTCGTGAGTTCCGCGGCGAAACCGCTGATGAAGTCGGTACCAAGATTACCGTCAGCGTCTTCGAAGGCATCGACGCCGTCGATGTTACCGGAACGAGCAAGGGCCGCGGTTTTGCCGGGGTCATGAAACGACACAATTTCCAAGGGCAACGTGCTTCTCACGGTGTCAAGAAAGTCCACCGCCACGCTGGTGGTACGGGCTGCAGTGCTTCGCCATCAAGGACCTTCAAAGGTCGCAAAATGGCGGGACATTATGGAGCTGCTCAGATCACAACACGAAACCTGAAGGTTGTCCGTGTTGATGAAGAAAACAACTTGCTGTTAGTGCGTGGTGCGATTCCAGGCCCCAATGGTGGCTTTGTTTCGATTCGGGAAACGAATCGTCTTCGCTAG
- the rpsC gene encoding 30S ribosomal protein S3, translating into MGQKVNPIAFRTGVTRGWSSRWYASKKDFAELLLEDHTIRNFIKKHPKKTQYKNAGIDRIEIERTRDEVRVILYVARPGLIIGKKGQEVEVLQGEVQNLIGRRVNLKVEEVGRPELQAQLVAEDIAQQLAKRSSFRRTMKRSMEQTMDAGAKGIKIQLAGRLGGAEMARREKQSSGSIPLSTLNAKIDYGFTEAMTPQGHIGIQVWVNQGTYGDEADGSDAATGQASQKPKRTYKR; encoded by the coding sequence ATGGGACAAAAAGTCAATCCAATTGCATTCCGTACGGGCGTCACTCGTGGCTGGTCCAGCCGCTGGTATGCGTCTAAGAAGGACTTCGCGGAGTTGTTGCTGGAAGACCATACAATCCGTAACTTCATCAAGAAGCACCCCAAGAAAACACAATACAAAAATGCAGGAATCGATCGCATTGAGATCGAACGAACGCGAGATGAAGTTCGCGTCATCCTGTACGTCGCTCGCCCAGGTTTGATCATTGGCAAGAAAGGCCAAGAAGTCGAAGTCCTGCAAGGTGAGGTCCAGAACCTGATCGGTCGTCGCGTCAACCTTAAGGTTGAAGAAGTGGGACGTCCCGAACTGCAAGCCCAGTTGGTGGCCGAGGATATCGCTCAGCAATTGGCAAAACGTTCCAGTTTTCGTCGCACGATGAAACGATCGATGGAACAGACCATGGATGCCGGAGCCAAAGGGATCAAGATCCAGTTGGCAGGCCGGTTAGGTGGGGCAGAAATGGCCCGCCGCGAGAAGCAGAGCAGCGGCTCGATCCCGCTGAGCACATTGAACGCAAAAATCGATTACGGATTCACCGAAGCGATGACGCCACAGGGGCACATCGGTATTCAAGTGTGGGTCAACCAAGGTACTTACGGAGACGAAGCCGATGGCTCTGATGCCGCGACGGGTCAAGCATCGCAAAAGCCAAAGAGGACGTATAAAAGGTAG
- the rpsQ gene encoding 30S ribosomal protein S17, protein MPKRVVTGVVTSDKMSKTRRVEIDRLVKHPKYKKFVKKRSVCYAHDEENSSGVGDLVELIESRPMSKLKRWELTRVIEKSTAVDVAALRAARKNAAEAEAIETAHIGDDEAAGESSDS, encoded by the coding sequence ATGCCTAAGCGCGTTGTTACCGGCGTCGTCACCAGCGACAAGATGAGCAAGACGCGGCGTGTCGAAATCGACCGCCTGGTCAAGCATCCCAAATACAAGAAGTTCGTCAAAAAACGTTCGGTTTGTTACGCTCACGATGAAGAAAATTCATCCGGGGTTGGTGATTTGGTGGAACTGATCGAATCACGACCGATGAGCAAACTGAAGCGTTGGGAATTGACTCGCGTGATCGAAAAGAGCACCGCAGTCGATGTTGCCGCTTTGCGTGCCGCTCGTAAGAACGCTGCCGAAGCCGAAGCGATTGAAACCGCTCACATCGGTGACGATGAAGCCGCTGGCGAATCCAGCGACTCCTAA
- the rpsJ gene encoding 30S ribosomal protein S10, which produces MAAGSHEVIRIRMEAYDHSVLDQSAQDIVETVKRTHSEVHGPIPLPTRIEKYTVLSGPFVDKKSRQQFEIRTHKRLIDIVSATAKTIEALNKLSLPAGVDIKIKASAR; this is translated from the coding sequence GTGGCGGCTGGGTCGCACGAAGTCATTCGCATCCGTATGGAAGCGTACGACCACTCGGTCTTAGACCAGAGTGCACAGGACATTGTGGAAACGGTTAAACGTACTCACAGTGAGGTCCATGGACCAATTCCTCTGCCAACTCGGATCGAGAAATACACTGTCTTGTCAGGACCATTTGTCGACAAGAAGTCTCGCCAGCAATTCGAGATCAGAACGCATAAACGGCTGATCGATATTGTTTCGGCAACCGCTAAGACAATTGAAGCACTGAACAAATTAAGCCTGCCTGCAGGTGTTGACATCAAGATCAAAGCCTCAGCTCGCTGA